The following coding sequences are from one Culex quinquefasciatus strain JHB chromosome 1, VPISU_Cqui_1.0_pri_paternal, whole genome shotgun sequence window:
- the LOC6031644 gene encoding uncharacterized protein LOC6031644 isoform X4, which yields MIKCLILGCVSAKDPTDGSGGVLFFEFPNDTDVRRKWCDSIEAFQGPLTEFTEVCERHFEPEALVENRYLKWDAVPTLFETNDFNGTKTLLEVINGCVEQDGSGQVSCRLQENDVPCCFSQERFESRALLRHICEAHVAFAEFVGLSGVKRTNRMISTCTNGRSKVAQLTKKVLNHVSIDEDGYRCRIEGSTCLYFQLKMFPNNFARHFRDMHPVKAFDNGYFDGFRREDICLKKKVKFINRNARIKNTVRSKVTFDGTRYHCSIGHSQCDYSVKIFNVEKLRRHFCEEHPTEAGQYRLFKTTQRLIRADSDQESLPLNLHHPVEARAKGFFASEEHSEREPTPVPMETAEEFITSPSDDDLRLTTPSDDPSSYCRLCFSIAQPLRPIFAGPEDIDGGGLVELISNCTNIRLCARTDFPSSICYECTQKLDDIQRFRQLCETLDTVVRRQGRMKRDLSVESDGEPEVTPVADAPQVETIANSTDDGRQSVPEKRRNYTELSIRDQIYFKCTDCGFLSTSGENVKRHWVRFHTGRKKLAAKITCSVTGCSDFFFSPKTQKHHLEIVHGIRNKVNVKVPDRIKIDEAYVKLEESQYACRNCGKLYPTIPSVLEHFKQSHRWSKIYRKEKIEIAQESPVDNVCQAVVINGVSYFKCRDCEVLMVKKSDLAVHWLQQHGEGANGSH from the exons ATGATAAAGTGTCTGATTTTGGGTTGCGTTTCTGCCAAAGATCCAACAGACGGCTCTGGCGGTGTTCTGTTTTTTGA GTTCCCAAACGACACGGACGTTCGCCGGAAATGGTGCGACAGCATCGAAGCCTTCCAGGGCCCGCTGACGGAGTTCACCGAGGTGTGCGAGCGTCATTTCGAGCCGGAAGCATTGGTGGAGAATCGGTACTTGAAATGGGACGCGGTTCCGACCTTGTTCGAGACCAACGATTTCAACGGCACAAAGACTCTTCTGGAGGTCATAAATGGCTGCGTGGAGCAGGACGGCTCGGGCCAAGTGAGCTGTAGGTTGCAGGAAAATGACGTCCCGTGTTGCTTTTCCCAGGAAAGGTTCGAATCCAGAGCACTGTTGCGACATATTTGTGAAGCGCACGTTGCTTTCGCTGAGTTTGTTGGACTTTCGGGGGTCAAACGAACAAACCGTATGATTTCGACGTGTACCAATGGTCGCAGCAAGGTAGCACAATTAACGAAAAAGGTGTTGAACCACGTGAGCATCGACGAGGATGGGTACCGTTGCCGAATTGAGGGCTCGACGTGCCTTTACTTTCAGCTGAAAATGTTTCCGAATAACTTTGCGCGGCACTTTCGGGACATGCATCCGGTGAAAGCATTCGATAACGGATATTTCGATGGATTCCGCAGAGAGGATATTTGCCTGAAGAAGAAAGTCAAGTTTAT aaatcgtAACGCAAGGATCAAAAACACGGTCCGAAGTAAGGTCACGTTTGACGGAacacgctatcattgcagcattggcCACTCGCAGTGCGATTACAGTGTAAAGATCTTTAACGTTGAAAAACTCCGCAGACATTTCTGTGAGGAGCATCCAACCGAAGCTGGCCAGTATAGACTGTTCAAAACAACACAACGTTTGATACGTGCAGACTCAGATCAAGAATCTCTTCCGCTTAA TCTTCATCACCCCGTGGAGGCCCGCGCGAAGGGGTTCTTTGCTAGTGAAGAACACAGTGAACGTGAGCCTACGCCAGTTCCAATGGAAACAGCGGAAGAATTCATCACATCACCAAGCGATGATGATTTAAGACTGACAAC tcCAAGCGATGACCCTTCATCGTATTGCCGTTTGTGCTTCTCAATCGCGCAACCTCTGCGGCCTATCTTCGCCGGACCGGAGGACATCGACGGTGGCGGTTTGGTTGAGCTGATAAGCAACTGTACCAACATTCGACTTTGCGCCCGAACCGATTTCCCCAGCTCGATTTGCTACGAGTGCACGCAAAAGCTGGACGATATTCAACGATTCCGCCAACTGTGCGAAACATTGGACACGGTTGTCCGGCGGCAAGGCCGAATGAAGCGGGATCTTTCGGTTGAAAGTGACGGAGAACCGGAAGTCACGCCAGTCGCCGATGCTCCACAAGTTGAGACGATTGCGAATAGTACTGATGATGGTCGGCAGTCGGTGCCAGAAAAGCGGAGGAATTATACCGAACTCTCAATTCGCGATCAAATCTATTTTAAATGTACCGATTGTGGCTTTTTGTCAACGAGTGGCGAAAATGTCAAACGCCACTGGGTTCGATTTCACACTGGTCGGAAGAAACTGGCTGCCAAAATCACGTGTTCAGTGACCGGATGTTCAGACTTTTTCTTCTCGCCCAAAACCCAAAAACATCATTTGGAAATCGTGCACGGCATTAGAAACAAGGTGAACGTAAAGGTGCCTGATCGCATCAAAATTGATGAGGCGTACGTTAAGCTAGAGGAGAGCCAATATGCTTGCAGGAATTGTGGGAAACTGTACCCGACAATTCCGTCCGTGTTGGAGCACTTTAAGCAGAGCCACCGCTGGTCGAAAATTTATCGTAAGGAGAAAATAGAAATAGCCCAGGAAAGCCCGGTGGACAATGTATGCCAAGCTGTGGTCATCAACGGGGTGTCCTACTTTAAATGCCGCGATTGTGAGGTCTTGATGGTGAAAAAATCCGATCTCGCCGTTCATTGGTTGCAGCAGCATGGCGAAGGTGCCAACGGAAGTCACTGA
- the LOC6031647 gene encoding transcriptional repressor CTCF — MSSEASEHQNNAVAVIPPTAAVVEPGKMFQCVHCPKLFRSTAALQRHTNSHHPAFERCPMQCRLCPYLTSKRLEFFRHHRESHPGITCCYCCPLCHKIYRALGQFYDHCLVHMALNEYEGGAGEDQDMASVENLEVGLGEDSLDDLRDAGPTDSDLPDLTVDFAVAEISTSFTNTPPVNGKSSNSIEHSTAVKRPRSSKCLMPSTAPPSKAQTHRCPYCPEQSQVPNWLQVHAYMCHGALVPTALQFMCVHCDSIETDSVKFEAHYRDQHAELPLTYKCPTCGKLYRRLFFYEAHFKSHAIPQLLEKHGLPKGNEHSFTSSESQSFACPECSATCADLTAYETHLQEKHAELGLGSNHDPGCSALSANSINDDAHQEVLQCLLCQRNFTDATRLVRHQEACLLGRGMPTAETETAPETEDVVLVKEEIDCYLTGASWYKEVVIPQSKVYSCAECDKRFDSLALVERHTIAEHCPENLSLLYKCNKCAETFGGFAMFQRHSLKHI, encoded by the exons ATGTCGTCGGAAGCAAGTGAGCACCAGAATAACGCCGTTGCGGT GATCCCACCGACGGCAGCGGTGGTAGAGCCCGGAAAGATGTTCCAGTGTGTGCACTGTCCGAAGTTGTTCCGATCTACCGCTGCCCTGCAGCGACACACGAATAGCCACCATCCGGCGTTCGAACGCTGCCCTATGCAGTGTCGGCTATGTCCGTATCTTACCAGCAAGCGTTTGGAGTTCTTTCGTCACCACCGGGAATCCCATCCCGGGATTACTTGCTGCTACTGCTGTCCGTTGTGCCACAAGATTTACCGAGCGTTGGGACAGTTTTACGACCACTGTTTGGTGCATATGGCGCTGAACGAATACGAGGGTGGCGCTGGCGAGGATCAGGACATGGCCAGTGTTGAGAACTTGGAGGTTGGCTTGGGGGAGGATTCTTTGGATGATCTACGAGATGCGGGGCCGACTGATTCGGATTTGCCGGACTTGACAGTGGATTTTGCAGTGGCAGAAATTTCAACAAGTTTCAC AAACACTCCACCTGTTAACGGAAAAAGCTCAAACTCAATCGAACACTCAACGGCCGTTAAACGTCCTCGCAGCAGTAAATGTTTGATGCCATCGACTGCTCCACCATCTAAAGCA CAAACTCATCGCTGTCCCTACTGTCCGGAGCAATCCCAAGTGCCCAACTGGCTTCAGGTCCACGCGTACATGTGTCACGGCGCCCTGGTTCCAACGGCTCTTCAGTTCATGTGCGTCCACTGCGATTCGATCGAGACGGATTCGGTCAAGTTTGAAGCTCATTACCGGGACCAACACGCCGAGTTACCGTTGACCTACAAGTGCCCCACATGTGGCAAATTGTACCGCAGACTGTTTTTCTACGAAGCGCACTTTAAATCGCACGCAATTCCACAGCTACTAGAGAAGCATGGACTACCCAAGGGAAATGAACATTCGTTCACCAGTAGCGAGTCTCAGTCCTTTGCGTGTCCCGAATGTTCGGCAACGTGCGCAGATTTGACCGCCTACGAAACCCACTTGCAGGAGAAACACGCCGAACTTGGCCTCGGTTCCAACCATGATCCGGGCTGCTCGGCACTCTCTGCCAACTCTATAAACGACGATGCCCACCAAGAGGTCCTCCAGTGTCTGCTGTGCCAGCGAAATTTCACCGACGCCACCAGGCTCGTCCGCCACCAGGAGGCGTGCCTTTTGGGCCGCGGAATGCCCACCGCCGAAACTGAAACAGCCCCGGAAACCGAAGACGTGGTTTTGGTAAAGGAGGAGATCGACTGCTACCTTACCGGGGCAAGCTGGTACAAAGAAGTGGTCATCCCGCAGTCGAAGGTTTACTCGTGCGCCGAGTGCGACAAACGGTTCGATTCGCTGGCGCTGGTCGAGCGACACACGATTGCGGAACACTGTCCGGAGAACCTGTCGCTGCTGTACAAGTGCAACAAGTGCGCGGAAACGTTCGGAGGATTCGCCATGTTCCAGAGGCATTCTCTGAAGCATATTTAA
- the LOC6031644 gene encoding uncharacterized protein LOC6031644 isoform X2 has protein sequence MIKCLILGCVSAKDPTDGSGGVLFFEFPNDTDVRRKWCDSIEAFQGPLTEFTEVCERHFEPEALVENRYLKWDAVPTLFETNDFNGTKTLLEVINGCVEQDGSGQVSCRLQENDVPCCFSQERFESRALLRHICEAHVAFAEFVGLSGVKRTNRMISTCTNGRSKVAQLTKKVLNHLKMFPNNFARHFRDMHPVKAFDNGYFDGFRREDICLKKKVKFINRNARIKNTVRSKVTFDGTRYHCSIGHSQCDYSVKIFNVEKLRRHFCEEHPTEAGQYRLFKTTQRLIRADSDQESLPLKYLQLVEANVVRTRNGIVRCRISNSDCRYKQRGFVPGSFYCHFSLHHPVEARAKGFFASEEHSEREPTPVPMETAEEFITSPSDDDLRLTTPSDDPSSYCRLCFSIAQPLRPIFAGPEDIDGGGLVELISNCTNIRLCARTDFPSSICYECTQKLDDIQRFRQLCETLDTVVRRQGRMKRDLSVESDGEPEVTPVADAPQVETIANSTDDGRQSVPEKRRNYTELSIRDQIYFKCTDCGFLSTSGENVKRHWVRFHTGRKKLAAKITCSVTGCSDFFFSPKTQKHHLEIVHGIRNKVNVKVPDRIKIDEAYVKLEESQYACRNCGKLYPTIPSVLEHFKQSHRWSKIYRKEKIEIAQESPVDNVCQAVVINGVSYFKCRDCEVLMVKKSDLAVHWLQQHGEGANGSH, from the exons ATGATAAAGTGTCTGATTTTGGGTTGCGTTTCTGCCAAAGATCCAACAGACGGCTCTGGCGGTGTTCTGTTTTTTGA GTTCCCAAACGACACGGACGTTCGCCGGAAATGGTGCGACAGCATCGAAGCCTTCCAGGGCCCGCTGACGGAGTTCACCGAGGTGTGCGAGCGTCATTTCGAGCCGGAAGCATTGGTGGAGAATCGGTACTTGAAATGGGACGCGGTTCCGACCTTGTTCGAGACCAACGATTTCAACGGCACAAAGACTCTTCTGGAGGTCATAAATGGCTGCGTGGAGCAGGACGGCTCGGGCCAAGTGAGCTGTAGGTTGCAGGAAAATGACGTCCCGTGTTGCTTTTCCCAGGAAAGGTTCGAATCCAGAGCACTGTTGCGACATATTTGTGAAGCGCACGTTGCTTTCGCTGAGTTTGTTGGACTTTCGGGGGTCAAACGAACAAACCGTATGATTTCGACGTGTACCAATGGTCGCAGCAAGGTAGCACAATTAACGAAAAAGGTGTTGAACCAC CTGAAAATGTTTCCGAATAACTTTGCGCGGCACTTTCGGGACATGCATCCGGTGAAAGCATTCGATAACGGATATTTCGATGGATTCCGCAGAGAGGATATTTGCCTGAAGAAGAAAGTCAAGTTTAT aaatcgtAACGCAAGGATCAAAAACACGGTCCGAAGTAAGGTCACGTTTGACGGAacacgctatcattgcagcattggcCACTCGCAGTGCGATTACAGTGTAAAGATCTTTAACGTTGAAAAACTCCGCAGACATTTCTGTGAGGAGCATCCAACCGAAGCTGGCCAGTATAGACTGTTCAAAACAACACAACGTTTGATACGTGCAGACTCAGATCAAGAATCTCTTCCGCTTAAGTACTTGCAACTGGTGGAGGCAAACGTTGTACGAACTCGGAACGGTATCGTGCGCTGCCGGATCAGCAACTCGGATTGCAGGTACAAGCAACGGGGATTTGTACCGGGAAGCTTCTACTGCCATTTTAGTCTTCATCACCCCGTGGAGGCCCGCGCGAAGGGGTTCTTTGCTAGTGAAGAACACAGTGAACGTGAGCCTACGCCAGTTCCAATGGAAACAGCGGAAGAATTCATCACATCACCAAGCGATGATGATTTAAGACTGACAAC tcCAAGCGATGACCCTTCATCGTATTGCCGTTTGTGCTTCTCAATCGCGCAACCTCTGCGGCCTATCTTCGCCGGACCGGAGGACATCGACGGTGGCGGTTTGGTTGAGCTGATAAGCAACTGTACCAACATTCGACTTTGCGCCCGAACCGATTTCCCCAGCTCGATTTGCTACGAGTGCACGCAAAAGCTGGACGATATTCAACGATTCCGCCAACTGTGCGAAACATTGGACACGGTTGTCCGGCGGCAAGGCCGAATGAAGCGGGATCTTTCGGTTGAAAGTGACGGAGAACCGGAAGTCACGCCAGTCGCCGATGCTCCACAAGTTGAGACGATTGCGAATAGTACTGATGATGGTCGGCAGTCGGTGCCAGAAAAGCGGAGGAATTATACCGAACTCTCAATTCGCGATCAAATCTATTTTAAATGTACCGATTGTGGCTTTTTGTCAACGAGTGGCGAAAATGTCAAACGCCACTGGGTTCGATTTCACACTGGTCGGAAGAAACTGGCTGCCAAAATCACGTGTTCAGTGACCGGATGTTCAGACTTTTTCTTCTCGCCCAAAACCCAAAAACATCATTTGGAAATCGTGCACGGCATTAGAAACAAGGTGAACGTAAAGGTGCCTGATCGCATCAAAATTGATGAGGCGTACGTTAAGCTAGAGGAGAGCCAATATGCTTGCAGGAATTGTGGGAAACTGTACCCGACAATTCCGTCCGTGTTGGAGCACTTTAAGCAGAGCCACCGCTGGTCGAAAATTTATCGTAAGGAGAAAATAGAAATAGCCCAGGAAAGCCCGGTGGACAATGTATGCCAAGCTGTGGTCATCAACGGGGTGTCCTACTTTAAATGCCGCGATTGTGAGGTCTTGATGGTGAAAAAATCCGATCTCGCCGTTCATTGGTTGCAGCAGCATGGCGAAGGTGCCAACGGAAGTCACTGA
- the LOC6031644 gene encoding uncharacterized protein LOC6031644 isoform X3 yields the protein MIKCLILGCVSAKDPTDGSGGVLFFEFPNDTDVRRKWCDSIEAFQGPLTEFTEVCERHFEPEALVENRYLKWDAVPTLFETNDFNGTKTLLEVINGCVEQDGSGQVSCRLQENDVPCCFSQERFESRALLRHICEAHVAFAEFVGLSGVKRTNRMISTCTNGRSKVAQLTKKVLNHVSIDEDGYRCRIEGSTCLYFQLKMFPNNFARHFRDMHPVKAFDNGYFDGFRREDICLKKKVKFINRNARIKNTVRSKVTFDGTRYHCSIGHSQCDYSVKIFNVEKLRRHFCEEHPTEAGQYRLFKTTQRLIRADSDQESLPLNNSDCRYKQRGFVPGSFYCHFSLHHPVEARAKGFFASEEHSEREPTPVPMETAEEFITSPSDDDLRLTTPSDDPSSYCRLCFSIAQPLRPIFAGPEDIDGGGLVELISNCTNIRLCARTDFPSSICYECTQKLDDIQRFRQLCETLDTVVRRQGRMKRDLSVESDGEPEVTPVADAPQVETIANSTDDGRQSVPEKRRNYTELSIRDQIYFKCTDCGFLSTSGENVKRHWVRFHTGRKKLAAKITCSVTGCSDFFFSPKTQKHHLEIVHGIRNKVNVKVPDRIKIDEAYVKLEESQYACRNCGKLYPTIPSVLEHFKQSHRWSKIYRKEKIEIAQESPVDNVCQAVVINGVSYFKCRDCEVLMVKKSDLAVHWLQQHGEGANGSH from the exons ATGATAAAGTGTCTGATTTTGGGTTGCGTTTCTGCCAAAGATCCAACAGACGGCTCTGGCGGTGTTCTGTTTTTTGA GTTCCCAAACGACACGGACGTTCGCCGGAAATGGTGCGACAGCATCGAAGCCTTCCAGGGCCCGCTGACGGAGTTCACCGAGGTGTGCGAGCGTCATTTCGAGCCGGAAGCATTGGTGGAGAATCGGTACTTGAAATGGGACGCGGTTCCGACCTTGTTCGAGACCAACGATTTCAACGGCACAAAGACTCTTCTGGAGGTCATAAATGGCTGCGTGGAGCAGGACGGCTCGGGCCAAGTGAGCTGTAGGTTGCAGGAAAATGACGTCCCGTGTTGCTTTTCCCAGGAAAGGTTCGAATCCAGAGCACTGTTGCGACATATTTGTGAAGCGCACGTTGCTTTCGCTGAGTTTGTTGGACTTTCGGGGGTCAAACGAACAAACCGTATGATTTCGACGTGTACCAATGGTCGCAGCAAGGTAGCACAATTAACGAAAAAGGTGTTGAACCACGTGAGCATCGACGAGGATGGGTACCGTTGCCGAATTGAGGGCTCGACGTGCCTTTACTTTCAGCTGAAAATGTTTCCGAATAACTTTGCGCGGCACTTTCGGGACATGCATCCGGTGAAAGCATTCGATAACGGATATTTCGATGGATTCCGCAGAGAGGATATTTGCCTGAAGAAGAAAGTCAAGTTTAT aaatcgtAACGCAAGGATCAAAAACACGGTCCGAAGTAAGGTCACGTTTGACGGAacacgctatcattgcagcattggcCACTCGCAGTGCGATTACAGTGTAAAGATCTTTAACGTTGAAAAACTCCGCAGACATTTCTGTGAGGAGCATCCAACCGAAGCTGGCCAGTATAGACTGTTCAAAACAACACAACGTTTGATACGTGCAGACTCAGATCAAGAATCTCTTCCGCTTAA CAACTCGGATTGCAGGTACAAGCAACGGGGATTTGTACCGGGAAGCTTCTACTGCCATTTTAGTCTTCATCACCCCGTGGAGGCCCGCGCGAAGGGGTTCTTTGCTAGTGAAGAACACAGTGAACGTGAGCCTACGCCAGTTCCAATGGAAACAGCGGAAGAATTCATCACATCACCAAGCGATGATGATTTAAGACTGACAAC tcCAAGCGATGACCCTTCATCGTATTGCCGTTTGTGCTTCTCAATCGCGCAACCTCTGCGGCCTATCTTCGCCGGACCGGAGGACATCGACGGTGGCGGTTTGGTTGAGCTGATAAGCAACTGTACCAACATTCGACTTTGCGCCCGAACCGATTTCCCCAGCTCGATTTGCTACGAGTGCACGCAAAAGCTGGACGATATTCAACGATTCCGCCAACTGTGCGAAACATTGGACACGGTTGTCCGGCGGCAAGGCCGAATGAAGCGGGATCTTTCGGTTGAAAGTGACGGAGAACCGGAAGTCACGCCAGTCGCCGATGCTCCACAAGTTGAGACGATTGCGAATAGTACTGATGATGGTCGGCAGTCGGTGCCAGAAAAGCGGAGGAATTATACCGAACTCTCAATTCGCGATCAAATCTATTTTAAATGTACCGATTGTGGCTTTTTGTCAACGAGTGGCGAAAATGTCAAACGCCACTGGGTTCGATTTCACACTGGTCGGAAGAAACTGGCTGCCAAAATCACGTGTTCAGTGACCGGATGTTCAGACTTTTTCTTCTCGCCCAAAACCCAAAAACATCATTTGGAAATCGTGCACGGCATTAGAAACAAGGTGAACGTAAAGGTGCCTGATCGCATCAAAATTGATGAGGCGTACGTTAAGCTAGAGGAGAGCCAATATGCTTGCAGGAATTGTGGGAAACTGTACCCGACAATTCCGTCCGTGTTGGAGCACTTTAAGCAGAGCCACCGCTGGTCGAAAATTTATCGTAAGGAGAAAATAGAAATAGCCCAGGAAAGCCCGGTGGACAATGTATGCCAAGCTGTGGTCATCAACGGGGTGTCCTACTTTAAATGCCGCGATTGTGAGGTCTTGATGGTGAAAAAATCCGATCTCGCCGTTCATTGGTTGCAGCAGCATGGCGAAGGTGCCAACGGAAGTCACTGA
- the LOC6031644 gene encoding uncharacterized protein LOC6031644 isoform X1, producing the protein MIKCLILGCVSAKDPTDGSGGVLFFEFPNDTDVRRKWCDSIEAFQGPLTEFTEVCERHFEPEALVENRYLKWDAVPTLFETNDFNGTKTLLEVINGCVEQDGSGQVSCRLQENDVPCCFSQERFESRALLRHICEAHVAFAEFVGLSGVKRTNRMISTCTNGRSKVAQLTKKVLNHVSIDEDGYRCRIEGSTCLYFQLKMFPNNFARHFRDMHPVKAFDNGYFDGFRREDICLKKKVKFINRNARIKNTVRSKVTFDGTRYHCSIGHSQCDYSVKIFNVEKLRRHFCEEHPTEAGQYRLFKTTQRLIRADSDQESLPLKYLQLVEANVVRTRNGIVRCRISNSDCRYKQRGFVPGSFYCHFSLHHPVEARAKGFFASEEHSEREPTPVPMETAEEFITSPSDDDLRLTTPSDDPSSYCRLCFSIAQPLRPIFAGPEDIDGGGLVELISNCTNIRLCARTDFPSSICYECTQKLDDIQRFRQLCETLDTVVRRQGRMKRDLSVESDGEPEVTPVADAPQVETIANSTDDGRQSVPEKRRNYTELSIRDQIYFKCTDCGFLSTSGENVKRHWVRFHTGRKKLAAKITCSVTGCSDFFFSPKTQKHHLEIVHGIRNKVNVKVPDRIKIDEAYVKLEESQYACRNCGKLYPTIPSVLEHFKQSHRWSKIYRKEKIEIAQESPVDNVCQAVVINGVSYFKCRDCEVLMVKKSDLAVHWLQQHGEGANGSH; encoded by the exons ATGATAAAGTGTCTGATTTTGGGTTGCGTTTCTGCCAAAGATCCAACAGACGGCTCTGGCGGTGTTCTGTTTTTTGA GTTCCCAAACGACACGGACGTTCGCCGGAAATGGTGCGACAGCATCGAAGCCTTCCAGGGCCCGCTGACGGAGTTCACCGAGGTGTGCGAGCGTCATTTCGAGCCGGAAGCATTGGTGGAGAATCGGTACTTGAAATGGGACGCGGTTCCGACCTTGTTCGAGACCAACGATTTCAACGGCACAAAGACTCTTCTGGAGGTCATAAATGGCTGCGTGGAGCAGGACGGCTCGGGCCAAGTGAGCTGTAGGTTGCAGGAAAATGACGTCCCGTGTTGCTTTTCCCAGGAAAGGTTCGAATCCAGAGCACTGTTGCGACATATTTGTGAAGCGCACGTTGCTTTCGCTGAGTTTGTTGGACTTTCGGGGGTCAAACGAACAAACCGTATGATTTCGACGTGTACCAATGGTCGCAGCAAGGTAGCACAATTAACGAAAAAGGTGTTGAACCACGTGAGCATCGACGAGGATGGGTACCGTTGCCGAATTGAGGGCTCGACGTGCCTTTACTTTCAGCTGAAAATGTTTCCGAATAACTTTGCGCGGCACTTTCGGGACATGCATCCGGTGAAAGCATTCGATAACGGATATTTCGATGGATTCCGCAGAGAGGATATTTGCCTGAAGAAGAAAGTCAAGTTTAT aaatcgtAACGCAAGGATCAAAAACACGGTCCGAAGTAAGGTCACGTTTGACGGAacacgctatcattgcagcattggcCACTCGCAGTGCGATTACAGTGTAAAGATCTTTAACGTTGAAAAACTCCGCAGACATTTCTGTGAGGAGCATCCAACCGAAGCTGGCCAGTATAGACTGTTCAAAACAACACAACGTTTGATACGTGCAGACTCAGATCAAGAATCTCTTCCGCTTAAGTACTTGCAACTGGTGGAGGCAAACGTTGTACGAACTCGGAACGGTATCGTGCGCTGCCGGATCAGCAACTCGGATTGCAGGTACAAGCAACGGGGATTTGTACCGGGAAGCTTCTACTGCCATTTTAGTCTTCATCACCCCGTGGAGGCCCGCGCGAAGGGGTTCTTTGCTAGTGAAGAACACAGTGAACGTGAGCCTACGCCAGTTCCAATGGAAACAGCGGAAGAATTCATCACATCACCAAGCGATGATGATTTAAGACTGACAAC tcCAAGCGATGACCCTTCATCGTATTGCCGTTTGTGCTTCTCAATCGCGCAACCTCTGCGGCCTATCTTCGCCGGACCGGAGGACATCGACGGTGGCGGTTTGGTTGAGCTGATAAGCAACTGTACCAACATTCGACTTTGCGCCCGAACCGATTTCCCCAGCTCGATTTGCTACGAGTGCACGCAAAAGCTGGACGATATTCAACGATTCCGCCAACTGTGCGAAACATTGGACACGGTTGTCCGGCGGCAAGGCCGAATGAAGCGGGATCTTTCGGTTGAAAGTGACGGAGAACCGGAAGTCACGCCAGTCGCCGATGCTCCACAAGTTGAGACGATTGCGAATAGTACTGATGATGGTCGGCAGTCGGTGCCAGAAAAGCGGAGGAATTATACCGAACTCTCAATTCGCGATCAAATCTATTTTAAATGTACCGATTGTGGCTTTTTGTCAACGAGTGGCGAAAATGTCAAACGCCACTGGGTTCGATTTCACACTGGTCGGAAGAAACTGGCTGCCAAAATCACGTGTTCAGTGACCGGATGTTCAGACTTTTTCTTCTCGCCCAAAACCCAAAAACATCATTTGGAAATCGTGCACGGCATTAGAAACAAGGTGAACGTAAAGGTGCCTGATCGCATCAAAATTGATGAGGCGTACGTTAAGCTAGAGGAGAGCCAATATGCTTGCAGGAATTGTGGGAAACTGTACCCGACAATTCCGTCCGTGTTGGAGCACTTTAAGCAGAGCCACCGCTGGTCGAAAATTTATCGTAAGGAGAAAATAGAAATAGCCCAGGAAAGCCCGGTGGACAATGTATGCCAAGCTGTGGTCATCAACGGGGTGTCCTACTTTAAATGCCGCGATTGTGAGGTCTTGATGGTGAAAAAATCCGATCTCGCCGTTCATTGGTTGCAGCAGCATGGCGAAGGTGCCAACGGAAGTCACTGA